CTGAATATCTCACATGGGACCCCTGCCTTGGCCGCAATGGCGACTGCAGATGTGTCCGAGCCCCCCCGGCCTAAAGTAGTGAGATTTCCCTCGGTATCGACGCCTTGAAAGCCGGTGACAACTATTGCGTCATGATCCTCAAGCTCGCTGTAGATCTTGTCGAGATTCAGGTCTGCAATTCTTGCATTGCCGAAATCCCCTACCGTCGTTATATCAAGCTGTAAAGCGTTGTGAGAGATAGATTTCACGCCCATTCGTATGAGAACTATCGAAAGAAGAGCTGCAGACATCTGTTCGCCTGTCGAAAGCAGCATCGCTAGTTCTCTGGGATCAGGTTCCTCAGAGAGGTTTTCGGCGAGAGATATCAGGTCGTTCGTGGTCTTTCCCATTGCAGAGACTACCACGATCACCTTCTCGCCAGAATCGACACGTCCCTTGATTCTCTCTGCAACGTTCCGAATTCTTTCGGAATTCGCGACCGATGACCCTCCGTACTTTTGAACGAGCATCTAGTTCTCCCTTATCTCACGAAGTTCTTTAACGAGATTCGTCTTGCTTGCAGTCTTCTCGTCGAACTGCTTTATGACCTTCGCGGGCATTCCTGCAGCAACCGAAAAAGGCGGAACATCCTTAGTTACCACCGCTCCGGCCCCTATGACCGAATTCGTACCAATCCTCACTCCTTCGAGGATAACGGCATTGGCTCCCACAAGCACATTGTCTTCTATAATCACCGGTGTCGCGCTAGGGGGCTCCACAACGCCAGCGACAACGGCTCCAGCTCCTATGTGACAATCGGCTCCAATTATTGCCCTGCCCCCGACTACTACGTTCATATCTATCATGGTTCCTTTGCCAATCACTGCACCGACATTGAGAACAGCTCCCATCATTATGACCGCGTTGTCTCCAATTTCAACCAGATCGCGAATAATCGCTCCCGGTTCGATTCGCGCCCTATACTTCGTTAGATCCGCGAGGGGAAGGGCTGAGTTTCGTGCCCTGATTTCAATGCGGTAGCCAATAATCTTGTCTCTGTTTGCCTCGATTACTCCGTTGATATCTTTCAGATCGCCAAAGAGAATCCCAAAGTCTTTGCCTCCGACGAACTCTACACCCTCAGTTGAAAGGTCGTCCAGCTCCCCGGAGATGTAGCATTTCGCAGGGGTCTTCTTCTTCGAGTCTCTTATCATCTTTATTATCATTTCTGCGTCCATTTAATGACCTCCTCAAAGGAGTAAAACCCCTTTTCTTTATTGGTACAGAACTGAGCTGCCGTTAGCGCCCCGATCGCGAATACTTTGCGGGAGATCGCTCTGTGAGTTATCTCGATAACTTCTCCATCATTAGCAAAGAAGAGAGTATGATCTCCTGGAACTCCCCCGGCCCTCACAGAGTGAATTGGCAAGTCTCTTCCGGTAGATTCCTTCAGCATTAAAGCGGTACCTGAAGGCGCGTCTTTCTTCGCACTGTGGTGTACTTCAATTATCTCGCCTTCGAAGCCTTCAAATAGAGTCGAAAACTCCTTGAGGATCATTCTCAGCAGGTTTATGCCTATAGAGAAATTGAAGCTTTGAACTACAGGGACCTTTTCGGCAAGCTTCTCCAGATCTGAAATGTCAGATTGACGAAGAGCAGTCGTCCCAATGACCAGACCTGCGCCAAATTGATCTGTCAGATCGATTGTGGTTTTCAAAACTTCACGATTCGAGAAATCAATGATAACCTCTGGTTCGCCATGTCTAAAGATACCTTCATCATTAACTTCTAGAACGAGTTCGTGGTCTCTAAATACTTCAATAACTTCTTCTCCCATCCGCCCCGAAGAGCCAACAACTCCATACTTCACAGCACACCACTCTCTTTCATAGCCCTTTCGACAACCGTTCGATTCGCATCGGAGAGGTCGTAAAGAGGCAAGCGAAGTTCATTCCGACAATATCCCATTAAGCTCAGGGCATACTTAACGGGTATGGGATTCGATTCGACAAAGAATGCTTTCATAATCGGGAGAAGCTCTAGATGCAAGTCCCTGGCACTCTCGAGGTCGCCGCCGAGAATAGACCGGATCATCGAAGAAGTCTTCAAAGGGGCAGCGTTAGAAATAACAGAGATTACACCGTCGCCGCCACTACTGCAGAGATGAAAGGCCTGATCGTCGTTTCCCGACCAAACCTTGAGATCAGAATGATTTGCCTTCAACCTGGAAAGAAGGTAGTCAACATTATACTGGTCTCCACTTGCCTCTTTCACTCCGACAATGTTATCGAAATCCAGACACCTGATAATCGTATCAGGAAGCATGTTGGTTCCCGTTCTTCCCGGAACGTTGTAAATTATCACAGGTCCTTGTACACGTGTCGCTATCTCTCCAAAGTGCCTGTAAAGACCTTCCTGGGTTGGTTTGTTGTAATAGGGGACCACTACCAGTACGCCATCGGCACCCTCATCGAACGCTTTTGTTGACATCTCGACGGTCTTTTCCGT
The Mesotoga sp. BH458_6_3_2_1 DNA segment above includes these coding regions:
- the dapA gene encoding 4-hydroxy-tetrahydrodipicolinate synthase codes for the protein MFRGTGTAVITPFKDGDVDFDAFGRFIRFQLENRIEALIVLGTTGESPTISDFERTQLIKITVNEANGTVPVIVGTGTNSTEKTVEMSTKAFDEGADGVLVVVPYYNKPTQEGLYRHFGEIATRVQGPVIIYNVPGRTGTNMLPDTIIRCLDFDNIVGVKEASGDQYNVDYLLSRLKANHSDLKVWSGNDDQAFHLCSSGGDGVISVISNAAPLKTSSMIRSILGGDLESARDLHLELLPIMKAFFVESNPIPVKYALSLMGYCRNELRLPLYDLSDANRTVVERAMKESGVL
- a CDS encoding 4-hydroxy-tetrahydrodipicolinate reductase, producing the protein MKYGVVGSSGRMGEEVIEVFRDHELVLEVNDEGIFRHGEPEVIIDFSNREVLKTTIDLTDQFGAGLVIGTTALRQSDISDLEKLAEKVPVVQSFNFSIGINLLRMILKEFSTLFEGFEGEIIEVHHSAKKDAPSGTALMLKESTGRDLPIHSVRAGGVPGDHTLFFANDGEVIEITHRAISRKVFAIGALTAAQFCTNKEKGFYSFEEVIKWTQK
- the dapD gene encoding 2,3,4,5-tetrahydropyridine-2,6-dicarboxylate N-acetyltransferase is translated as MDAEMIIKMIRDSKKKTPAKCYISGELDDLSTEGVEFVGGKDFGILFGDLKDINGVIEANRDKIIGYRIEIRARNSALPLADLTKYRARIEPGAIIRDLVEIGDNAVIMMGAVLNVGAVIGKGTMIDMNVVVGGRAIIGADCHIGAGAVVAGVVEPPSATPVIIEDNVLVGANAVILEGVRIGTNSVIGAGAVVTKDVPPFSVAAGMPAKVIKQFDEKTASKTNLVKELREIREN